From a single Limibacillus sp. genomic region:
- a CDS encoding thioredoxin family protein codes for MITRRALLKDIGVSALALGAAGGLAQRAWAEEPILTEDGLYRQPWFLESFLELADDLETSASSGKRFAVMWELKGCPYCKETHFVNFADPAINDYVRSNFDILQLNIIGSRRVLDFDGEELAEKDLAQKYGVRFTPSFQFFPESAEGLADLAPREREVARLQGYMKPEHFLAMFKYVEAGAYDDMSFREYLRQQV; via the coding sequence ATGATCACGCGCCGCGCGCTTTTGAAAGATATCGGGGTTTCCGCCCTGGCCCTCGGGGCCGCCGGCGGCTTGGCGCAGCGCGCCTGGGCGGAGGAGCCGATCCTCACCGAGGATGGCCTTTATCGTCAGCCCTGGTTCCTGGAGAGCTTTCTGGAACTGGCCGACGACCTTGAGACCAGCGCCTCCTCGGGCAAGCGCTTTGCCGTGATGTGGGAGCTCAAGGGCTGCCCCTATTGCAAGGAGACGCACTTCGTGAACTTCGCGGATCCCGCGATCAACGACTACGTGCGCAGCAACTTCGACATCCTGCAGCTCAATATCATCGGCTCGCGCCGGGTGCTCGACTTCGATGGCGAAGAGCTGGCGGAGAAGGACCTCGCCCAGAAGTACGGCGTGCGCTTCACCCCCTCCTTCCAGTTCTTCCCGGAGAGCGCCGAGGGCCTGGCCGATCTGGCTCCCCGAGAGCGGGAGGTCGCGCGCCTGCAGGGCTACATGAAGCCCGAGCACTTCCTCGCCATGTTCAAGTACGTGGAAGCGGGCGCCTACGACGACATGAGCTTCCGCGAGTACCTGCGCCAGCAGGTCTAG